A window of Polaromonas hydrogenivorans contains these coding sequences:
- the ygiD gene encoding 4,5-DOPA dioxygenase extradiol → MLTTPDAAALDRLSSLKKSDRMPVLFLGHGSPMNAIGDNEYRRSWQALGAEFGSKQPRPQLILCISAHWLTQGWWLTAMQQPKTIHDFGGFPQELFDQQYPAPGDPAAAQAISLLVRQRASAPLGLDVGEWGLDHGAWAVLKPMFPEADIPVIQLSMDYGRSPEDHYALARQLKALRDRGVLIVGSGNIVHNLRQMQRGAGGNQAYDWALEFDQTIGGYVQQGNLDALQNFQQLGSLAKMAHPTHEHYLPLLYAAGAVDKHEPMKFFNTSFQGGSISMRSVIWG, encoded by the coding sequence ATGCTCACCACACCTGACGCTGCCGCGCTCGACCGGTTGTCATCGCTGAAAAAATCCGACAGGATGCCCGTGCTGTTCCTGGGTCATGGCAGCCCCATGAATGCCATTGGCGACAATGAATACCGGCGCAGCTGGCAAGCGCTGGGTGCTGAATTTGGCAGCAAACAGCCGCGGCCGCAACTGATTCTGTGCATTTCGGCGCATTGGCTGACGCAAGGCTGGTGGCTCACTGCCATGCAGCAGCCCAAAACCATTCATGACTTCGGCGGATTTCCGCAGGAACTGTTCGACCAGCAATATCCCGCGCCCGGTGATCCGGCTGCAGCCCAGGCCATCAGCCTGCTGGTCAGGCAGCGTGCATCAGCGCCGCTGGGGCTCGATGTGGGTGAGTGGGGGCTCGACCACGGTGCCTGGGCGGTGCTCAAGCCCATGTTTCCCGAAGCGGACATTCCGGTGATCCAGCTCAGCATGGACTATGGACGTTCGCCTGAAGACCATTACGCGCTGGCCAGGCAGCTCAAGGCCCTGCGCGACCGGGGTGTGCTGATCGTGGGCAGCGGCAACATTGTTCACAACCTGCGCCAGATGCAGCGCGGTGCCGGGGGCAACCAGGCTTATGACTGGGCGCTGGAATTTGACCAGACGATTGGCGGCTATGTTCAGCAAGGCAACCTGGATGCGTTGCAGAATTTCCAGCAACTGGGGTCTCTGGCCAAAATGGCCCATCCGACCCATGAGCATTATTTGCCGCTTCTTTATGCCGCAGGGGCGGTGGACAAGCACGAGCCCATGAAGTTTTTCAACACCAGCTTTCAGGGCGGCTCGATTTCCATGCGTTCGGTCATCTGGGGATAA
- a CDS encoding SWIB/MDM2 domain-containing protein, which yields MATAKKAPAKKAAPETTVAAKKVATAKPAAKTAAAPAKKRTPNPAFMKALTLSPELSAVVGDQPLPRTEIVSKLWVYIKANNLQDQTNKRMINADKKLLAVFGKPQVSMFEMAGLIGKHVS from the coding sequence ATGGCAACTGCAAAAAAAGCGCCTGCAAAAAAAGCTGCTCCGGAAACAACTGTCGCCGCTAAAAAAGTAGCTACGGCGAAACCGGCAGCAAAGACAGCTGCTGCTCCGGCCAAAAAGCGCACCCCGAATCCAGCCTTCATGAAAGCGCTGACCCTGAGCCCCGAGTTGTCTGCCGTGGTGGGCGACCAGCCTTTGCCACGCACTGAAATCGTCAGCAAGCTGTGGGTTTACATCAAGGCCAACAACCTGCAGGACCAAACCAACAAGCGCATGATCAATGCCGACAAAAAACTGCTGGCCGTATTCGGCAAGCCGCAGGTGTCGATGTTCGAGATGGCCGGCCTGATCGGCAAACACGTTAGCTAA
- the rraA gene encoding ribonuclease E activity regulator RraA, with amino-acid sequence MTQNASPSFATCDLCDIHKNDSSGQFRVLPPVFRDFGGILKFSGPVVTVKCFEDNSLVKAAVDSPGEGRVLVVDGGASLRRALLGGNLGATAAKNGWAGVVIDGCVRDVAELAQCSTGIRALAAMPLPTEKRQEGQQGLAVQVQGVWVHPGDWLYADEDGMVLMASPLTA; translated from the coding sequence ATGACCCAGAACGCTTCCCCGTCATTCGCTACCTGTGATCTTTGTGACATCCATAAAAACGACAGTTCGGGCCAGTTCCGCGTGCTGCCGCCGGTTTTCAGAGACTTTGGCGGCATCCTGAAATTCAGCGGCCCCGTGGTGACTGTCAAATGCTTCGAGGACAACTCGCTGGTCAAGGCTGCGGTGGATTCGCCCGGCGAGGGCCGCGTGCTGGTCGTCGATGGCGGGGCGTCATTGCGCCGTGCCTTGCTGGGCGGCAATCTGGGCGCTACGGCGGCCAAAAACGGCTGGGCTGGCGTCGTGATTGACGGCTGCGTCCGCGATGTCGCCGAACTGGCGCAGTGCAGCACCGGCATCAGGGCGCTGGCCGCCATGCCATTGCCGACTGAAAAACGCCAGGAAGGCCAGCAGGGCCTCGCCGTTCAGGTCCAGGGCGTGTGGGTCCATCCGGGGGACTGGCTGTATGCCGATGAGGATGGCATGGTGCTGATGGCATCGCCGCTCACCGCCTGA
- a CDS encoding sulfite exporter TauE/SafE family protein, whose protein sequence is MILEPLLIAELAVLGVSTGFLAGLLGIGGGMLMVPFITIILAHRGVSADLAVKMAIATSMATIIFTSLSSVRAHHRRGAVRWDIVKRLAPGIVMGSIIGSLGVFALLKGAYLAIFFGLFVSFSATQMFLDKKPKPTRQMPGTGGQLAAGGFIGFLSGLVGAGGGFISVPFMAWCNIPIHHAVATSAALGFPIAVANVLGYAISGQTVQNLPEGAFGYIWLPALLVIAICSFLTAPLGARAAHSIPVGKLKRVFASILYLLAAYMLYKGLSS, encoded by the coding sequence ATGATTCTCGAACCCCTGCTGATCGCTGAACTGGCCGTGCTCGGCGTGAGCACCGGTTTTCTGGCCGGACTGCTGGGCATTGGCGGCGGCATGCTGATGGTGCCCTTCATCACGATCATCCTGGCCCATCGCGGCGTTTCCGCCGACCTGGCCGTGAAAATGGCCATTGCCACCTCGATGGCCACCATCATCTTTACCTCCCTGTCCAGCGTAAGGGCGCACCACCGGCGCGGCGCGGTGCGCTGGGACATCGTCAAACGGCTGGCGCCGGGCATTGTCATGGGCAGCATCATCGGCAGCCTGGGCGTGTTCGCCCTGCTCAAAGGCGCTTACCTGGCCATTTTCTTTGGCCTGTTCGTGAGCTTTTCCGCAACCCAGATGTTCCTCGACAAAAAGCCCAAACCGACGCGCCAGATGCCAGGCACGGGCGGCCAGCTGGCTGCCGGGGGCTTTATCGGCTTCCTGTCGGGCCTGGTCGGCGCAGGTGGCGGCTTCATCAGCGTGCCCTTCATGGCCTGGTGCAATATCCCGATTCACCATGCCGTCGCCACCTCCGCCGCGCTGGGTTTTCCGATTGCCGTGGCCAATGTGCTGGGCTACGCCATCAGCGGGCAAACCGTGCAGAACCTGCCGGAAGGCGCTTTTGGCTATATCTGGTTGCCGGCGCTGCTGGTGATTGCCATTTGCAGCTTCCTGACCGCCCCGCTGGGGGCCAGGGCCGCGCACAGTATTCCGGTCGGCAAGCTCAAGCGGGTGTTCGCCAGCATCCTCTACCTGCTGGCGGCCTACATGCTCTACAAGGGTTTGAGCAGTTAA
- a CDS encoding cell division protein ZapA — protein sequence MKQLEVQIMGQNYMLGCPENSDIRLLEAVHTVDSAMCQIRDAGKVKARDRIAVLAALNLAYQLLEPAPAPAPAPEQATDAPDAASQASQAQLKALLERLDTALASPNPAH from the coding sequence ATGAAACAGCTGGAAGTACAGATCATGGGACAGAACTACATGCTGGGCTGCCCTGAAAACAGCGATATCCGACTGCTTGAAGCCGTTCATACGGTTGACTCGGCCATGTGCCAGATCCGCGATGCCGGAAAAGTCAAGGCGCGCGACCGCATCGCCGTACTGGCGGCGCTCAATCTGGCTTACCAACTGCTGGAGCCAGCGCCTGCGCCTGCCCCAGCGCCTGAACAGGCCACCGACGCGCCAGATGCAGCCAGCCAAGCATCGCAGGCCCAGCTGAAAGCCTTGCTTGAAAGGCTCGACACGGCGCTGGCCAGTCCGAACCCCGCGCATTGA
- a CDS encoding DUF904 domain-containing protein encodes MSNQHQVDPIDQITERVDQLLLRYEELQRTNMQLGEQVSVLKLERDSLRSRLSAARARVDALIERLPESTDSVVNTPVGPAR; translated from the coding sequence ATGTCGAACCAACACCAAGTCGATCCAATCGACCAAATTACCGAACGCGTAGATCAGCTTTTGCTGCGCTACGAAGAATTGCAGCGCACCAACATGCAACTGGGCGAACAAGTCAGCGTCCTGAAGCTTGAACGCGACTCGCTCAGGTCACGGCTGAGCGCCGCGCGCGCGCGCGTGGATGCCCTGATCGAACGCCTGCCCGAAAGCACCGATTCCGTTGTCAATACACCCGTGGGGCCTGCGCGATGA
- a CDS encoding TonB-dependent receptor domain-containing protein — protein MKTCISNLRLAMLPLALATAFPSAAQTQPAPQLRETVVTATRSAQLLSDVVADVTIIDRERIERSGAAGLADVLKRVPGIEISRNGGPGATTSVFLRGAESRFTAVYIDGVRVDSQATGGAAWETIPLALIDRIEVLRGPAGAVYGSDALGGVIQIFTKRGEQGFAPFVGVGVGTHYTRKLDAGFSGASGGFDYALGVAREISHGFDSQPQRLSNSATTLSNPDQDGYRSTSANARLGFKINPAHSLDATLLYSDMKSHYDAFGYSPARPVDDLSLHKLHALGLNWQAQWTDAYSTRLSMTESEDRYETTPSPYLTTTRLRGYTLQNEFRLGAHLFTAALERKEDHLKNAPIDQGRSQNAVALGYGFTEKSHTVQLNVRHDKDSEFGGKTTGSAAYAYAFTPEWRASASAGTAFRAPTLYQRFSQYGVATLVPESSRNLELGLRWSQGASSAGLVAYRNKVDNLISFVGAGTCASPFGCYANTARAEYSGATLTASHAVGGVNLAASLDLQNPRDLNTGKSLARRAKQHGTLSADTRVGSWLLGAEAQFSGKRFDDAANTRVLSGYSLLNLNASTPLAKDWTLLARVDNLADKQYELARTYATAGRSFYVGVKWAPL, from the coding sequence ATGAAAACCTGTATTTCCAATCTGCGCCTGGCCATGCTGCCACTGGCCCTGGCGACCGCATTTCCGTCTGCTGCACAAACACAGCCTGCGCCGCAACTCCGAGAAACCGTCGTCACGGCCACCCGCAGCGCCCAGCTCCTGAGCGATGTGGTGGCCGATGTGACCATCATTGACCGCGAGCGCATCGAACGCAGCGGTGCCGCCGGTCTTGCCGATGTGCTCAAGCGCGTTCCCGGGATTGAAATTTCACGCAACGGCGGCCCCGGCGCCACCACCAGTGTGTTTCTGCGCGGCGCCGAGTCGCGTTTCACGGCGGTCTATATCGACGGCGTGCGGGTCGATTCGCAAGCCACCGGCGGCGCGGCGTGGGAAACTATTCCGCTGGCGCTGATTGACCGCATTGAAGTGCTGCGCGGTCCGGCCGGCGCGGTGTATGGCTCGGACGCCCTGGGCGGCGTCATCCAGATCTTCACCAAGCGCGGCGAACAGGGTTTTGCGCCATTCGTCGGCGTGGGCGTGGGAACCCACTACACCCGCAAGCTGGATGCCGGCTTCAGCGGCGCCAGCGGCGGTTTTGACTATGCGCTGGGCGTGGCGCGCGAAATCAGCCATGGATTTGACTCGCAGCCGCAGCGTTTGAGCAACTCCGCGACAACGCTCAGCAATCCCGATCAAGACGGCTACCGCAGTACATCGGCCAATGCCCGTCTCGGCTTCAAGATCAACCCTGCCCACAGCCTGGACGCCACGCTGCTGTACAGCGACATGAAATCCCACTACGACGCGTTCGGCTACAGTCCCGCCAGGCCGGTCGATGACCTCAGTCTGCACAAGCTGCATGCGCTGGGCTTGAACTGGCAGGCGCAGTGGACCGACGCCTACAGCACCCGGCTGAGCATGACCGAATCAGAGGACCGCTACGAAACCACGCCCTCGCCCTACCTGACGACCACCCGGCTGCGCGGCTACACCTTGCAGAACGAGTTCCGCCTGGGCGCGCATCTCTTCACCGCCGCCCTTGAACGCAAGGAAGACCATCTGAAGAATGCGCCCATCGACCAGGGCCGTTCGCAAAATGCCGTGGCGCTGGGTTATGGCTTCACTGAAAAGAGCCACACCGTCCAGCTCAATGTGCGGCATGACAAGGACAGCGAATTTGGCGGCAAGACCACCGGCAGCGCCGCCTATGCCTATGCCTTCACGCCCGAATGGCGCGCCTCGGCCTCGGCGGGAACGGCTTTCCGGGCGCCGACGCTGTACCAGCGCTTCAGCCAGTACGGCGTGGCGACGCTGGTGCCTGAAAGCAGCCGCAACCTGGAGCTGGGCCTGCGCTGGTCGCAGGGCGCTAGCAGCGCCGGGCTGGTGGCTTACCGGAACAAGGTCGATAACCTCATCTCCTTTGTTGGCGCGGGCACCTGTGCCTCGCCATTCGGCTGCTACGCCAACACGGCGCGCGCCGAGTATTCCGGTGCCACGCTGACGGCCTCGCATGCCGTGGGCGGCGTGAACCTGGCGGCTTCGCTCGATCTGCAAAATCCACGCGACCTGAATACCGGCAAGTCACTGGCGCGCCGCGCCAAGCAGCACGGCACGCTTTCCGCCGACACGCGGGTGGGCAGCTGGCTGCTGGGCGCCGAAGCGCAGTTCTCGGGCAAGCGTTTTGACGATGCCGCCAACACCAGGGTGCTGAGCGGCTACAGCCTGCTGAACCTGAACGCCAGCACGCCGCTGGCCAAGGACTGGACCTTGCTGGCCCGGGTGGACAACCTGGCCGACAAGCAGTACGAGCTGGCCCGCACCTATGCGACGGCTGGGCGTTCGTTCTACGTCGGCGTGAAGTGGGCGCCCCTGTAA
- a CDS encoding cobyrinate a,c-diamide synthase — translation MARCPAILIAAPASGQGKTTVACALARLHVRQGRRVRVFKCGPDFLDPYWLTLASGAAVHQLDLWMTGEADCAQRLHDAALQADLIIVEGVMGLFDGQPSAADLAQRFGLKVVAVIDASAMAGTFGALAWGLQHYREGLSFAGVLANRVASPGHAVMLEDSLRDPAQWLGALTRNEALTLPERHLGLVMDHELGDAMQRLDAAADALAQTRLGQMTADDLQAWAVDFEGSDAAGQDFAAGALQGRTIAVARDAAFCFLYAANIDCLQAMGAELVYFSPLQDSALPPCDALWLPGGYPELHAQTLAANAAMKSSITRLVQAGKPVWAECGGMMALFDQLANIEGSIFPMWGILPGSVTMQKRLAALGPQQLEVAGGMLRGHTFHYSTCATPLQAASSTRAAPGRTLRGEGEALYVSGSVKASYFHAWFASSPGAAARLFLKEDHD, via the coding sequence ATGGCCCGCTGCCCCGCCATCCTCATCGCCGCTCCGGCCTCCGGCCAGGGCAAGACCACCGTGGCCTGCGCGCTGGCGCGGCTGCATGTGCGGCAGGGCAGGCGGGTGCGCGTCTTCAAGTGCGGGCCGGATTTTCTGGACCCCTACTGGCTGACGCTGGCCAGCGGCGCGGCTGTGCATCAGCTGGACCTGTGGATGACGGGCGAGGCGGACTGCGCGCAGCGCCTGCACGATGCGGCGCTTCAGGCCGACCTGATCATCGTCGAAGGCGTGATGGGACTGTTTGACGGCCAGCCCAGCGCGGCGGATCTGGCGCAGCGTTTTGGCTTGAAGGTAGTCGCGGTGATTGATGCCAGCGCCATGGCCGGAACCTTTGGCGCGCTGGCCTGGGGATTGCAGCATTACCGCGAAGGCTTGAGCTTTGCCGGTGTGCTGGCCAACCGGGTGGCGTCGCCCGGCCATGCCGTGATGCTGGAGGACAGCCTGCGCGACCCGGCGCAATGGCTGGGCGCCTTGACGCGCAATGAGGCCTTGACGCTGCCCGAACGGCATCTGGGCCTCGTCATGGACCATGAACTCGGCGATGCGATGCAGCGGCTCGATGCGGCGGCCGATGCGCTGGCACAAACCAGGCTGGGGCAGATGACGGCCGATGACCTGCAGGCCTGGGCCGTTGATTTCGAGGGCAGCGATGCGGCGGGACAGGACTTTGCGGCCGGCGCCTTGCAGGGCCGGACGATTGCCGTGGCGCGCGATGCGGCTTTCTGCTTCCTGTACGCCGCCAATATCGACTGCCTGCAGGCCATGGGCGCCGAACTGGTTTATTTCTCGCCGCTTCAGGACAGCGCGCTGCCGCCCTGCGATGCGCTGTGGCTGCCCGGCGGCTATCCCGAACTGCATGCGCAAACCCTGGCCGCCAACGCCGCCATGAAAAGCAGCATCACCCGCCTCGTCCAGGCCGGCAAGCCGGTCTGGGCCGAGTGCGGCGGCATGATGGCCTTGTTCGATCAGCTCGCCAACATTGAGGGCAGCATTTTCCCGATGTGGGGCATCCTGCCCGGCAGCGTGACCATGCAAAAGCGCCTGGCCGCGCTCGGGCCGCAGCAGCTTGAGGTGGCGGGCGGGATGCTGCGCGGCCACACGTTTCACTATTCCACCTGCGCCACGCCGCTGCAGGCCGCAAGCAGCACCCGGGCCGCGCCGGGGCGCACCTTGCGCGGCGAAGGCGAGGCACTTTATGTGTCCGGTTCGGTCAAAGCGAGTTATTTCCACGCCTGGTTCGCGTCCAGCCCGGGGGCGGCGGCGCGCCTGTTTTTGAAGGAAGACCATGACTGA
- a CDS encoding cobalamin-binding protein translates to MTEKTSGWRALAAGGDSAAYGPQRIVCLTEEPTEWLYLLGEERRIVGISGYTVRPPRARDEKPKVSAYLSAKIDKIVELRPDCVIGFSDLQADIAAQLIRHGIQVTIFNQRSVAEIFSMLYQLAAMVGQVERGLGLIRRMQQRLLEIEQAAASLKRRPRVFFEEWHDPHISCIAWVSELVGIAGGDDCFPELAKEPMGKGRIIADGLEIVRRAPDIIFGSWCGKKFRPELVAARPGWENVPAIKNNQLFEIKSSEILQPGPASLTDGVEKLHKLIMDWGRQHG, encoded by the coding sequence ATGACTGAAAAAACCAGCGGCTGGCGCGCATTGGCCGCCGGCGGCGACAGCGCAGCCTATGGCCCGCAGCGCATCGTCTGCCTGACCGAGGAACCCACCGAATGGCTGTACCTGCTGGGCGAAGAGCGGCGCATCGTCGGCATTTCGGGCTACACCGTTCGCCCGCCGCGTGCGCGCGACGAAAAACCCAAGGTCAGCGCCTACCTGAGCGCCAAAATCGACAAGATCGTTGAATTGCGGCCCGACTGCGTGATCGGCTTTTCAGACCTGCAGGCCGACATCGCGGCGCAGCTGATCAGGCACGGCATCCAAGTCACCATCTTCAACCAGCGCAGCGTGGCCGAGATTTTCTCGATGCTGTACCAGCTTGCCGCCATGGTCGGGCAGGTCGAGCGCGGCCTGGGGCTGATCCGGCGGATGCAGCAGCGGCTGCTTGAAATCGAGCAGGCGGCAGCCAGCCTCAAGCGCCGCCCACGCGTGTTTTTCGAGGAATGGCATGACCCGCACATCAGCTGCATTGCCTGGGTGTCCGAACTGGTCGGCATTGCCGGCGGCGACGACTGCTTTCCCGAACTGGCGAAGGAGCCCATGGGCAAGGGCCGCATCATCGCCGACGGACTGGAGATCGTGCGGCGCGCGCCCGACATCATTTTCGGCTCCTGGTGCGGCAAGAAGTTCAGGCCAGAGCTGGTCGCGGCCCGGCCCGGCTGGGAAAACGTGCCGGCCATCAAAAACAATCAGCTGTTCGAGATCAAGTCGTCCGAAATCCTGCAGCCCGGCCCGGCTTCGCTGACCGATGGCGTCGAGAAGCTGCACAAGCTCATCATGGACTGGGGCCGCCAGCATGGTTGA
- the cobU gene encoding bifunctional adenosylcobinamide kinase/adenosylcobinamide-phosphate guanylyltransferase: MVDELAIAKSELILGGQKSGKSRRAELLARSWLASSPAHQAVLIATAQPWDEEMRERIARHRQDRAGRVPGMQTVEEPVQLAEALASHSQPHTLVVVDCLTLWLTNLLMPAENYEQNKASAHDPSAQVAMVLRAIENAAGPVVLVGNEIGLGVIPLGRETRAFVDALGRLNQDVARACECVTLMAAGLPLTLKGRP; this comes from the coding sequence ATGGTTGACGAACTGGCGATTGCCAAAAGCGAGCTGATCCTGGGCGGCCAGAAAAGCGGCAAGTCGCGCCGCGCCGAGTTGCTGGCGCGCAGCTGGCTGGCCAGTTCGCCAGCGCACCAGGCCGTGCTGATCGCTACGGCCCAGCCCTGGGACGAGGAAATGCGCGAACGCATCGCGCGCCACCGGCAGGATCGCGCCGGGCGCGTGCCGGGCATGCAGACGGTTGAAGAACCCGTGCAACTGGCCGAGGCCTTGGCCAGTCACAGCCAGCCACACACGCTGGTCGTGGTGGACTGCCTGACGCTGTGGCTGACCAATTTGCTCATGCCCGCCGAAAATTATGAACAAAACAAGGCTTCTGCGCATGATCCATCTGCGCAGGTAGCTATGGTTTTGAGAGCAATCGAAAACGCCGCCGGCCCGGTCGTGCTGGTCGGCAACGAGATCGGGCTGGGCGTGATTCCGCTCGGGCGCGAGACGCGCGCCTTTGTCGATGCGCTCGGACGGCTCAACCAGGACGTGGCTCGGGCTTGCGAGTGCGTCACCCTGATGGCGGCCGGGCTGCCGCTGACCCTGAAAGGCCGGCCATGA
- a CDS encoding ABC transporter substrate-binding protein, with the protein MKAFAAFLLVGFTAMAPVHALQITDDRGVSVTFAQSPQRIVSVLPSLTEGVCALDQCHRLVGVDRYSNHPASVRSLPVMGGGIDPNIEAIVALKPDVVLLAISSRASERLESLGIKVLALEPKNHADVQRVLRKLGLLLDIPDAVGADRLWRIIDSGVTAAAQSLPPKLRGTQVYFEVNRGPYAAGASSFVGETLTRLGVRNVIPAALGPFPRINPEFVVRANPDLIMVGSRNADAMQSYPGWGSIKAIREKRICVFTPDESDVLVRPGPRMAEAARIMAKCIVDKAG; encoded by the coding sequence ATGAAGGCATTCGCCGCTTTTTTGCTGGTGGGCTTCACGGCGATGGCGCCCGTCCACGCGCTGCAAATCACCGACGACCGGGGCGTCAGCGTCACCTTCGCGCAAAGCCCGCAGCGCATCGTCAGCGTGCTGCCTTCGCTGACCGAAGGCGTGTGCGCGCTCGACCAGTGCCATCGCCTGGTCGGCGTGGACCGCTATTCCAACCACCCGGCCAGCGTCAGGAGCCTGCCGGTGATGGGCGGCGGGATTGATCCGAACATCGAGGCCATCGTCGCGCTCAAGCCCGACGTGGTGCTGCTGGCCATCTCCTCGCGCGCCAGCGAGCGCCTGGAGTCGCTGGGCATCAAGGTGCTGGCGCTGGAGCCCAAGAACCATGCCGATGTGCAGCGCGTGCTGAGAAAACTCGGCCTGCTGCTTGACATTCCCGATGCCGTGGGCGCGGACCGGCTCTGGCGCATCATCGACAGCGGCGTAACGGCGGCTGCGCAGTCGCTGCCCCCGAAGCTTAGAGGCACGCAGGTGTATTTCGAGGTCAACCGTGGGCCTTATGCGGCTGGCGCGTCATCGTTCGTCGGCGAAACCCTCACGCGGCTGGGCGTCAGGAACGTGATACCTGCCGCGCTGGGGCCGTTTCCGCGCATCAACCCTGAATTCGTGGTGCGCGCCAACCCGGACCTGATCATGGTGGGCAGCCGCAATGCCGACGCCATGCAGTCCTATCCGGGCTGGGGCAGCATCAAGGCCATTCGCGAAAAGCGCATCTGCGTATTCACGCCGGACGAGTCCGACGTGCTGGTGCGCCCCGGACCGCGCATGGCCGAGGCGGCGCGCATCATGGCCAAATGCATCGTGGACAAGGCCGGATGA
- a CDS encoding FecCD family ABC transporter permease — MSQAFTHPHRKAFWLALGLAVTSAALLLLGVSVGSTGFDSVLDLQRDPQALLIVSEIRLPRTLGAWLAGALLGLAGAVAQGLFRNPLADPYLLGSASGASLGVALAMALFGISPLATHWLARIGLTGAAFVGAVLAVLLTLLLAKGVQHTLRLLLAGVIVGVVLGAITSLVLLLTPEIMQAMQSFMLGNTGLVGWTACAIMAAVFAAAMLAAWMMSHALDGLALGEATAQSLGLPLPQMRAALVAVLALATGTAVAQTGLIAFVGLAAPHLVRSVVKTTHGRLIALASLMGAVLLTAADILARGLVAPQELPVGVLTAVLGGTYLLWLMHRHTGRGSGL; from the coding sequence ATGAGCCAGGCGTTCACGCACCCGCACCGCAAGGCGTTCTGGCTGGCGCTTGGCCTGGCTGTCACGTCAGCCGCCTTGCTGCTGCTGGGCGTCAGCGTCGGCAGCACCGGCTTTGACAGTGTGCTGGACCTGCAGCGCGACCCGCAGGCGCTGCTGATCGTCTCGGAAATCCGCCTGCCGCGCACGCTGGGCGCCTGGCTGGCGGGGGCTTTGCTGGGGCTGGCCGGCGCAGTGGCGCAGGGGCTGTTCCGCAATCCGCTGGCCGACCCGTACCTGCTGGGCAGCGCTTCGGGCGCCTCGCTGGGCGTGGCTTTGGCCATGGCGCTGTTCGGCATCTCGCCGCTGGCCACGCACTGGCTGGCGCGCATCGGGCTAACCGGCGCGGCTTTTGTCGGCGCCGTGCTGGCCGTGCTGCTGACGCTGCTGCTGGCCAAGGGCGTGCAGCACACGCTGCGGCTGCTGCTGGCCGGCGTGATCGTCGGCGTGGTGCTGGGCGCCATCACCTCGCTGGTGTTGCTGCTCACGCCCGAGATCATGCAGGCGATGCAGTCCTTCATGCTGGGCAACACCGGCCTTGTCGGCTGGACCGCCTGCGCCATCATGGCTGCGGTGTTTGCCGCAGCCATGCTGGCCGCCTGGATGATGAGCCATGCGCTCGACGGCCTGGCGCTGGGCGAAGCCACCGCGCAAAGCCTGGGATTGCCGCTGCCGCAGATGCGCGCCGCGTTGGTGGCGGTGCTGGCGCTGGCCACCGGCACGGCCGTCGCGCAAACCGGGCTGATCGCCTTTGTCGGACTGGCCGCGCCGCACCTGGTGCGCTCGGTCGTCAAGACCACGCACGGCCGGCTGATAGCGCTGGCCAGCCTGATGGGCGCGGTGCTGCTCACCGCCGCCGACATCCTGGCACGGGGGCTGGTGGCGCCGCAGGAGCTGCCGGTGGGCGTGCTGACGGCCGTGCTGGGCGGTACGTATTTGCTCTGGCTGATGCACCGGCATACCGGGCGAGGCAGCGGACTGTGA
- a CDS encoding ABC transporter ATP-binding protein, with the protein MEFIAIDARQLCAKLGNDEILHDISLVLPRARWTSIVGPNGAGKSTLLKALAGLLAHSGEVALLGQPMAKMRGRDRARQLSWLGQNESSADDLTAYDVAMLGRLPHQAWLAPPSSADHAAVERALRATQAWDWRGRPLGQLSGGERQRVLLARALAVEAEVLLMDEPLANLDPPHQTDWLLMVRDLVASGKTVVSVLHEISFALQADELVVMDKGRVMHQGACVDAATHRALEGVFDHRIAVHHLAGQWLALPRI; encoded by the coding sequence ATGGAATTTATAGCTATAGATGCCCGACAGTTATGCGCAAAGCTCGGAAATGATGAGATATTGCACGACATTTCACTGGTGCTGCCGCGCGCACGCTGGACCAGCATCGTCGGACCCAACGGCGCGGGTAAATCGACCCTGCTCAAGGCGCTGGCCGGGCTGCTGGCGCACAGCGGCGAGGTCGCCTTGCTCGGCCAGCCGATGGCCAAAATGCGCGGGCGCGACCGGGCGCGGCAACTGTCGTGGCTGGGGCAGAACGAAAGCTCGGCCGACGACCTGACGGCCTACGACGTGGCCATGCTCGGACGTCTGCCGCACCAGGCCTGGCTGGCGCCGCCGAGCAGCGCCGACCATGCGGCCGTCGAGCGCGCATTGCGCGCCACGCAGGCCTGGGACTGGCGCGGCCGGCCGCTGGGCCAGTTGTCGGGCGGCGAGCGCCAGCGCGTGCTGCTGGCGCGCGCGCTGGCGGTCGAGGCCGAGGTGCTGCTGATGGACGAGCCGCTGGCCAACCTCGACCCGCCGCACCAGACCGACTGGCTGTTGATGGTGCGCGATCTGGTCGCCAGCGGCAAGACCGTGGTCAGCGTGCTGCATGAAATCTCGTTCGCGCTGCAGGCCGATGAACTGGTGGTGATGGACAAGGGCCGGGTGATGCACCAGGGTGCCTGCGTTGACGCCGCCACGCACCGCGCGCTCGAAGGCGTGTTTGACCACCGCATTGCCGTGCACCACCTGGCCGGTCAATGGCTGGCTTTGCCGCGAATTTAG